From Chloracidobacterium thermophilum B:
CGATGGCGGCGGACACATTCCCGTTGGCGGCATGCGTGTAGGCCAGTTGGGTCAGAAAACGCACATCCCGGGGATTGATGGTGAGCATACGCGCCATGGGGGCAATGGCTTCACTTTCCTGTCCCCGGGCCAGATAGCACATCGCCAGCCCGCCCCACGCCGTCGGGTGCTCCGGCTCGATGTCAAGCTGTCGGCGGTAGTTGGCTTCAGCTTTTTCGTAATCCCCGGCTGCGCGCTGGAGATCAGCCAGCGCCGCCCAGGCCACCCGGCTTTTTGGATCGAGTTCAAGCGCCCGCTGAAAGGCGGCAGCCGCATCGTCCAGACGGAGGCCCATCTGATAGGCCACGCCCAGACTGTGCCACAGCGTTGCAGATGTGGCATCAAGTTCGAGAGCGCGCTTGAACACTTGCTGAGCGTCGGCCGGGACTTCCAGACTCAGGTAAAACAGCCCGACCTGTTCGAGCGCCTTGACTTCGTTCCAGGCCCGGGACTGAAACTCGCGCATCAGCAGGACAGCTTCCGTACGCCGCCCCTGCGTTGCCAGCAGCAATGGCATCGGCAGGATGAGCGATTGAAAGACAGGGGCGGCTTCCGCTTCGGGCAACATGTTGAACGCCTGGCGAAACGTGCGCTGCGCCGCTTCGACATCCCCGGCGCGCAACTGCTGCTCACCAAGCTGGCCCTGTACGCGCACGAGCGCCTTCCGGGCCGCACGCTGAAGCGGCGAGACCGGGTGGGTCCGCAAAAACGTCTCAAGCTGGTGGGCCTGTTCGTCAAGCGTCGCGGCGGCAAGGGCTGCGTCGAGGTCCATCTGCTCACGCAGCAGGTCGCTGGTGGTCGTGGGGGGTGTCAACACCACCATGGACACTGGCGGTTCGTCACGGGTCGGTTCCGTCGCGGCCGGCGGCTTGGGGCGGGAAGTGCCAGCCGCCGCGCCGGATTGGGCTGGAACGAACTGGGCCACGGCCACGGAAGCCGGCCAGCCCAGAAGACAACACAGGGAAACACAGCGGACAGCACGGCGCAGCACAGCAGCAGGTATGGAAGGCAGCATAGGTTCAGACTTCAGACTTGGTGAGCCGGGCAAAGGCCGCGCGCACCGGATATTCACAAGCCACGCACAGGATGATGACCGCCTGTAAAACAATCGTCAGGTCCTTGGAAACGCGGTCGGTAAAAATCCCGATGAAAAGCTGGGAGCGAATCAACGCGCCGAACAGAATCGCCGCCAGCACGATGCCCACCGGATGGTTGCGCCCCAGCAAAGCGACGGCAATGCCGGTGAAGCCGTAGCCCGGCGAAAAACCATCGTAGTACCGATGCCGGTAGCCCAGCACCTCGCTGGTGGCCACCAGCCCGGCCAGCGCCCCGCTGAGCGCCATGGCCAGCACCATGTTGCGTGGCACACTGATGCCGCCATACTCGGCCGCCGTCGGACTGCTTCCGACGGCACGCAGTTCATAGCCCCATTTCGTTTTCCAGAGAAAGACATAGACAGCGGCACAGGCCAGCAGGGCGATGAAAAAGCCCAGGCTCAGCGGGATGCGTTCGGGAATGGCCGGAATCAACCGGTGCATGCGCGCCAGCCAGGCCCCCGGCACAATTTCGTGCGTCTGGAGAATCGGATCGCCCGCCTCGCGGTAGTGATACTGCACCAGGTAACTGACCAGACCAGCGGCGATGAAGTTCATCATGATGGTGTTGATGACTTCATGCGCGCCAAAGCGCGCTTTGAGCAGTCCCGGCACAGCCGCCCACAGGGCACCGGCCAGCATTGCCGCCAGAATGCAGGCCGGCAGCAGCAGCGGTGACGGGAGACTCGTCAGCGTGAAGCCCACCCAGGCGGCCGCAAAGGCCCCGACCGTGAGTTGCCCCTCTGCGCCGATGTTGAGCAAACCGCACTTGAAGGCCACCGCCACGGCCAACCCTGTAAAGATGAGCGGTGTCGCGTAAAAGAGCGTGTAACTGATGCCATCCAGAGAGCCAAAGGCGCTCGAAAAGAACAGCTCATACACCGCCAGGGGACTGTCGCCCATAACCAGAACAATGCCGCCCCCCAGAACGAACGCAAACACGACAGCCAGCGCCGGAAACAACAGATCGAGAACAAACTTTTTCATCAGTGCCCTACCAGACATCACCACCGGGATGCCCTACGATACCACCAAATCCCGCGCCTGATTTCCAGATGCAAAGCATCCCGGCGGCGGGTTACACTGCCGGACGCAGCCACCGGCGCGCGGCAGCCACGGTTTCACCCGGCCGCGTGCAACCTTGTCCCGGCATCCTACACGGCGCACGGTCATGAACTTCCTGCGCTTGCTTTTCGATTGCAGCCCCCTGCTCATCGCTACGGCACACGGTTACGGCGCGGCCTGGCTGGCGGTCAGGATGCTCTTTCGCCCGCTCAAGCCGGTTTATGTCTTTGGCTGGAAACTGCCGTTTACGCCGGGACTGCTTCCGGCCGAACGGGAGCGTTTCGTGGATGCCCTGGCCGGCGTCATTGCGGAAAAGCTTCTGACGGCGGACATCCTGGCGGCTGCCTTCCATGAACTCCGGCTGGACACCGACGTGGAACGGCTCGCCCGCTCGCGCTATGCCGAACGGTCGCAGCCCGACGCCCTGCTTCCGGCCGTCGCCGGGCGCATCACGGAGATGCTGACCACACTCAAAAACTCCTCCGAGGCCAAGTGGCGTATTGCCCACGAACTGCGCGCCGTGGTCATCCGGCGGCTCGAACGCGATTACCACCCGGCCGTCCGCCAGACGGCGACCTTTCTGGTGGGCGATGCCCTGGTGTACCGCATTGTGGACCGCGCTATCAACAACCTGGCTGACCAGCTCTCCGAAAGTATGGCCATCCGGGAAGTCATGGACGAAGCCCTGCGCCGCCTGCCGGAAGCCATCTTCACCAGCGAGCGCCCCCTGCAACAGCGCATTGCCCAGGACATCGTCCGTCACCTCAGCGAACGCCTCGACATCAAGGGCATCATCAAGCGGCGTTTTGAGACCTTCTCGAATGACATCTTTGAGAGTCTCGTCTATGAAACAGCCGGACGGGAACTGCGGGGCATCATGGTGTTTGGAACGTATGTCGGTTTTGCGGTCGGCGTCCTCCAAACCGGCGTCAACCTCTGGCGCACTCTGGCCGGTCATTAGCTGCCAGCAGCCACTCCCACGGCACGGCCTCGGCCATACCCGCCGGTGGATGCGCCCGGAGAGACTCGAACTCCCAACCCTCAGATCCGAAGTCTGATGCTCTATCCAATTGAGCTACGGGCGCAGACGCGGCCGGCGTTCTGCCGTATAGCGCGCCGCGGCCGGGCTTTTCAAGCGTCTGCCAAGGGAACGGTTTTCAGGCTGGGACAGTCGTCGCCAGCGCTGGCGCAGTTTCCAGCGACCGCAATGACCGCCGCAACCCAAGCACCAGCACCAAATTGGCCACCGTCATCGTGCCCTCGGCAATGCCGTGCAGCCAATCCACATGGGTCAATGACGGCGCGCGATAGACCGTCCGTGCCACAATGCTTAGGGCAATGGTGACGACGACAAACAGGATGAGCAGCCCGTACCCGACAATCGTCTGGACGTTGAAGGCCGCGCGGTCCCACCGCCGGTTGACCGCCAGAAAGACCACGAACAGCAGGTAGGCCAATCCGGCCGACTGAATCATTGCGCCCCGCGTCCCGCCATAGGGCAGCCAGGCCCGCGCCAGCAGAAAGCCGCCGACAGTCAGCGTCGCCACGGCCGTGGCGGCCAGAACGAACCGTGGGTAGCGCCGCGGCCATTCGCGCAGATGCAGCGCGGCCGTCGCCAGCCCAACACTTCCGATGAGTGTCAGCAGTTCGTGCGTACGTGGAATCCACATCAGGCTGGTGTTGTCATTGGTGGCATGCCAGGCCAGGACGCACATCCCGGCGCCCCAGTGCGGCAGCATCGCCACGGCCAGCCGCCGGATGTCTGTCCGGCCCAGCACTGTTCCCAACCGCCACACCAGGGCGATGGCCAGCGTCCACTCGGTCACGCTGGCAATGTGAATGCCCCATACCGGGGGTGACAGCAAACTCATGGCGGCACCTCCCCACGAACGAAGTGGCCCACAAACGAAGTGGCGGTTGAATCAACCTCCCGTTTTCACCATACTGCGCCCACCGTACGAAAAGGGCCAGAAATGTTTGCGGGAAAAGCCAGCGATGCGACCGGTCGTTGAAATCGAGCAGCTTTCCATGGAGTACGTCACTGGCTTCTGGCGCAACAAGCGCGTCCGGTCACTGGTTGACCTGAGCCTTGAAGTCTATGCCGGCGAAGTCTTCGGGTTTCTCGGCCACAACGGTGCCGGAAAGACGACGACGCTCAAAATCCTCATGCGAATTGTCTATCCGACGGGTGGCACGGCGCGGATTCTCGGCTGCCCGCTGGATGACATGAGCATGCGGCGGCGCATTGGCTACCTGCCGGAGTCGCCGTACTTCTACGACTACCTGACCGGGTGGGAACTGCTTGACTACTTCGGCCGGCTCTGTGGTCTGGATGCGGCGCAGCGGGCCCGGCGCATTCCCGAAATGCTGGCGCTGGTTGGCATGCAGCATGCCGCCCACCGTCCGCTGCGCAAGTATTCCAAGGGCATGCTCCAGCGGATCGGCATTGCCCAGGCTATTCTGCACGACCCGGAAGTGGTCTTTCTGGACGAACCGATGACGGGACTTGATCCCATTGGACGGCGGGAAGTCCGCGACATCATGGCCAACCTGCGGGATCAGGGCAAGACGGTGTTTTTCTCGACGCACATCCTGTCGGATGTCGAGGCGCTCTGCGACCGCGTGGCCATTCTCAAGCAGGGCCGCCGCGTGGCCTATGGGACGCTGGCGGAAATTCAGGCGGGCCGGGCGGCCACGCTTGAAATCGTGGCCACGGAGACGACACCCGAAGCCGTGGCGGCACTGGAGCGTTTTGCGGCCCGCCTTCGCCGGACAGCCGCCGGGTTGCACTGCGAGTTGAAATCAGCCGACCAGGTGGGCGAAGCCGTCGCCGAGCTGCACCGCCATGGCGGACGCCTGGTTTCCATCATGCCGATCAAATCCGCGCTGGAAGAATTTTTCGTCCGGGACGAAACCCTCAGCGAGACCTTCTGACCGCCGGCCAAAGAGGTTTGCCGGCGCGTCATTCCAGCGCGAACAACCGCTTGATTTGCGCCAGCAACTGCATTGGTTCGTGCTCCACGACCGTTTCCGGTACAGCCGCCGAACGCGCGGCCTCCAGGCTCAGACGACGCGCCTCCAGACGTTCCGCCAACACCCGGCTGAAGGTCTCCGCCAGGCGGGGATTCGTTTGCAACAGGTGGCGGAACACGTCCCGGTGAATGGTGCGGACGGTCACTTCCCCCACCGCGCGAACCGTGGCCGAACGCGGCTCGCCAGTCATCAGCGCCATTTCGCCAAAGCAGTCGGGAGCACGCACCTGCCCGACTTCCAACCCATCCACTTCAACGCGCACCGT
This genomic window contains:
- a CDS encoding tetratricopeptide repeat protein translates to MLPSIPAAVLRRAVRCVSLCCLLGWPASVAVAQFVPAQSGAAAGTSRPKPPAATEPTRDEPPVSMVVLTPPTTTSDLLREQMDLDAALAAATLDEQAHQLETFLRTHPVSPLQRAARKALVRVQGQLGEQQLRAGDVEAAQRTFRQAFNMLPEAEAAPVFQSLILPMPLLLATQGRRTEAVLLMREFQSRAWNEVKALEQVGLFYLSLEVPADAQQVFKRALELDATSATLWHSLGVAYQMGLRLDDAAAAFQRALELDPKSRVAWAALADLQRAAGDYEKAEANYRRQLDIEPEHPTAWGGLAMCYLARGQESEAIAPMARMLTINPRDVRFLTQLAYTHAANGNVSAAIAAGMQAKRLQPNYPWLRIVEAHLMRRAGDLAEAENILGEALQTAQFATLQFELGATLILANAYEQALEPFEAFLKVTPDGEFEAVLGGTLPVRSARLSRLLDLERRASLLVASPLLTDEEMAFIERYVRFALLAKQARAGSLPKSGLTDSPLELAAKEFVAGKDPGRGWRLLRAAGMLAEVGELGIAERFARQAIDAASDAARVAGGGVDSPRAEDRLAEFYVRAQMTLGWILYRQGETAAATVRLREAVKAYPNAPSRREAAWRLGTVLEAMKQDAEAFEAYRLGYDAQAPTAAERRAKLEAVYKRLHGSLEGFEAALAP
- a CDS encoding ABC transporter permease; this encodes MKKFVLDLLFPALAVVFAFVLGGGIVLVMGDSPLAVYELFFSSAFGSLDGISYTLFYATPLIFTGLAVAVAFKCGLLNIGAEGQLTVGAFAAAWVGFTLTSLPSPLLLPACILAAMLAGALWAAVPGLLKARFGAHEVINTIMMNFIAAGLVSYLVQYHYREAGDPILQTHEIVPGAWLARMHRLIPAIPERIPLSLGFFIALLACAAVYVFLWKTKWGYELRAVGSSPTAAEYGGISVPRNMVLAMALSGALAGLVATSEVLGYRHRYYDGFSPGYGFTGIAVALLGRNHPVGIVLAAILFGALIRSQLFIGIFTDRVSKDLTIVLQAVIILCVACEYPVRAAFARLTKSEV
- a CDS encoding DUF445 domain-containing protein, with product MNFLRLLFDCSPLLIATAHGYGAAWLAVRMLFRPLKPVYVFGWKLPFTPGLLPAERERFVDALAGVIAEKLLTADILAAAFHELRLDTDVERLARSRYAERSQPDALLPAVAGRITEMLTTLKNSSEAKWRIAHELRAVVIRRLERDYHPAVRQTATFLVGDALVYRIVDRAINNLADQLSESMAIREVMDEALRRLPEAIFTSERPLQQRIAQDIVRHLSERLDIKGIIKRRFETFSNDIFESLVYETAGRELRGIMVFGTYVGFAVGVLQTGVNLWRTLAGH
- a CDS encoding DUF2499 domain-containing protein, with protein sequence MSLLSPPVWGIHIASVTEWTLAIALVWRLGTVLGRTDIRRLAVAMLPHWGAGMCVLAWHATNDNTSLMWIPRTHELLTLIGSVGLATAALHLREWPRRYPRFVLAATAVATLTVGGFLLARAWLPYGGTRGAMIQSAGLAYLLFVVFLAVNRRWDRAAFNVQTIVGYGLLILFVVVTIALSIVARTVYRAPSLTHVDWLHGIAEGTMTVANLVLVLGLRRSLRSLETAPALATTVPA
- a CDS encoding ABC transporter ATP-binding protein, with the translated sequence MRPVVEIEQLSMEYVTGFWRNKRVRSLVDLSLEVYAGEVFGFLGHNGAGKTTTLKILMRIVYPTGGTARILGCPLDDMSMRRRIGYLPESPYFYDYLTGWELLDYFGRLCGLDAAQRARRIPEMLALVGMQHAAHRPLRKYSKGMLQRIGIAQAILHDPEVVFLDEPMTGLDPIGRREVRDIMANLRDQGKTVFFSTHILSDVEALCDRVAILKQGRRVAYGTLAEIQAGRAATLEIVATETTPEAVAALERFAARLRRTAAGLHCELKSADQVGEAVAELHRHGGRLVSIMPIKSALEEFFVRDETLSETF